GTGTACACAAAACTATTATAAATGTGCAATAATTGAAAGAATCAAAGTAAATGTAGCAACGCTTTTTAAATATAATagtataattttttaaagaaataATATTAAAAGTTGAAAGCCATGTATAAATAAAATCTATAGGCGAGGAAATAAGTAACTGTGGAATCACAATCTGTAAAAGTAGAGTTGCATTTCTTTTAAGTTAAAATTATTCATGACAGCTGCCTAAATACAGTTGCGTTGTTGAATTTTTGTTAAGGTACCAAAGATTCAATACTATTAGAAATATACAGAGAGAGAACTTTtcttattatttttctttgcCAAACTATGATCTGCTATATATGTAATCCTTTAGCTGGTTAAGTGTTCCTGTGTAATATCATAGTCCAATACTATGTCTAATGCCCGTCAAATTCTTCCTCCATGCATCCACCTGAAAAGCAGCCTTCTTGTGATGTCTTACGATTTTACATCGATTATTTACTTAACACATTACACGATAATTCTTAATATTCGATAGGTGCAAGTAATTTTATGAAAGTGAAAAAAGGAAAAGATAATGTAAAATGATGAAATttactaaaatttataaataaaaatatatttttatgaaATTTTGATAAATGGAATGTTAATAAAATTGCCATTTATGTTTGATGTCTGTATGAAATAAATTAAATGTAAattaaaaattatcaaaattaCTCTTATTTAGTTTAAGTTTTGATTATTTCTGCTTGTATGTAATTTTTAATTATAGAAGACAAAAAACTTTTGTAGGCTATTAGAGGTGTAATCAAGCCGTGCTCTCCAAAGTCGAACCTTGTCGTACTCGGTTCGACCTCGATCAAAAAATTCATGCTCGAGCCCGGTTCAACCGAACCCAAATTCGAAATTCTGCTTGCGACTTTCGAGTTTGGCTGAAAAACtcgaataatcatatattgaCAAAAACTCGTAATATATCGGTTTGACTCATTTTTAATTcgattaaatatataaaatacaaataaatatattgcatatttatataaattatatttaaaattaaagaattaaaaataataaaggcTCGACAAGGCTGGTGAACCTCACGAACCGAGTAATCTGAAGTTCGAGTTCGATTCAATTGTAACCTAGtcaaatttaaatatttcatGAGCCGAGTTCGACTAACTCACGGACGATTGACTCATTTACACCCCTACTCAATAGTACCAACCTAACAATAGTCAAAATCATCTCCGAGTCCCCAATCAAATACCATTGAACTTCTTTTCTTTTCCATTGAATCACAAATACCGTTTAATCTAGAAGTATTTAAAAGTATTATAGTATACATGTATACTAGCTTTATAAAGACCTCTCCATCAATACATTATACATGAACAAAGTTTGCTTTTAGTTTCAAAGATTCTTAAAAAAACACCAGCTCCCTTTCCTGTATCATTTATTGTTGCAGAGGTCCATGTGGAAGCAAGAAATGGGGAAAGAAGATTTAGAGACAATGGTGTTTCAGAGCATCACACTAAATGGCATCTTAAACCAAGTTGGATTGCTTTATGACTTGATAAAAGTACCATTGGTTGTGCCATTGTTAAGCCTAATGGTGAACATTTGTTTGGTAATGTCTGTTATGTTGTTTATTGAGAGAGTGTACATGGGAATTGTCAAGGCTTTCATCAAAATTTTACGACGAAAACCCGAAAAGAATTACAAATGGGAAGCCATGAAGGATGATATAGAGCTGGGAAGTTCAGTTTATCCCATGGTTTTGGTTCAGATACCAATGTACAATGAAAAAGAGGTACACTGATTCTTAATCCTATAGATTACACAATCTTTATGTTTTGTTAACATTTATGTTGTTATGTTCTTTATTTTGAGTAGGTGTATCAGTTGTCGATTGGAGCAGCATGTGTACTTTCCTGGCCAACGGATAGAATAATAATTCAAGTTCTTGATGATTCAACAGATGCAGGTATTAAGGTGATTGATCAGTTTTCCTATTTATTGAACAACGCTCCAATTTTCTTTGtttatttattaaagaaacaATTTTTTTCTCGTGAAGATTTAGACATGGAAGTAATTAGTGTTGATTTCAGTTGTTTGAAATTTGAAACCAAAAAACACAGGATATGGTGGAGGTAGAATGTATGAAGTGGGCAAGCAAAGGCATAAACATTAAATATGAGATCAGAGACAATAGAAACGGCTATAAAGCAGGGGCCCTAAAACAAGGACTGAAGCACAGCTATGTGAGCCAATGTGACTTTGTAGTCATCTTTGATGCTGATTTTCAGCCTGAGCCTGATTTCTTGATGCGCACCATTCCGTTCTTCATTCACAATCCTGAAATTGGGCTTGTACAAGCTCGTTGGAAATTCGGTATGAAACATTTGTTTTATAGAGAAAAAAATGAGCTTTTAATTGATCATTGGAGTCGCTTGGCTAGTGTTGCAAGTACCTTATAATAACTCAAAAAAAGATACATGTACAAGTTACAACTAATTATACTTCAGTTCCAATACACGTCCAGATTATGTCTAATTGTTAATGCAGAGCAAGTGTATTCATTTTTCACTTGTTTTCATCACGAAATTCACAGCTTATGCACGTAGAATCATAGCTCGATGGTCTCTTATGAAAATATTTCCTGTACTAGGACCACTTTGAATTTATAACAACTTATCCAGGTTGTAATAATACAGTCAGTTCATTACTGGCCACTTGGTATTTATTACTACTGATCATAGTCATAGATAAtgcttattttaaaattttatttttatcagATTTTGATGTATCCTTTGAAGACAGAGTAGGAGGATTGGATTCTCATTAATGTGAGAGTATTGGTATCACGTTTAGTTCAATTTTTGACAAACTCCGTTTTGTGGATTTCACCAAGTCTTACTGTTTCTATTGGAAGCTTTGAACTTAAAAAGACCGTTTTACAAGTTTAAGTTTCAATGCTTTAACATGTTTATCAATCATCAAATTGCGAAAATCATAATATAGATCATATAAGTAGGGAATATGTACAAGAGCAAGTGAATTGACAAGAATTACTTCTGTGAATGCAATGCAGCCAATGCAGATGAGTGCTTGATGACAAGGATGCAAGAGATGTCATTGAATTATCATTTCATTGTGGAGCAAGAAGTGGGTTCCCAAACATATGCATTTTTTGGTTTCAATGGTAATAATGATACAAATAATAATGCATCATCCAAATAATCATAAATGAATTTATAATGTAATTGTAATGTAGGAACTGCTGGTGTGTGGAGAATATCCGCGCTTAATGAAGCAGGAGGATGGAAGGATAGGACAACTGTTGAGGATATGGATTTGGCTGTCCGGGCTACTCTCAAAGGATGGAAATTCGTTTTTGTTGAAAATATTCAGGTACTTGTCTAAAATTGTATTTATATTTCAAAAGAAAAAAATGTCTACAGAAATGCTAAATGCATTGATAGGTTGATATTAATATACATGACTGGTTATTGTGGAACTTAGGTAAGAAGTGAACTTCCAAGCACCTTCAAAGCCTTCCGGTATCAACAACATCGATGGTCTTGTGGTCCTGCTAATCTCTTCAAAAAAATGGCCATCGAAATTGCAACAAACAAGGTAAGTTATGTTACCTAGACAGATTATCCTTTTCGAGTTCACATATTCATGAAACTCAACTGTTATAAAGGATATATGAAGTCAAAAAAGGAGGTAGCCTTTTAAGCACTCTAATTTTAAGTGTTCTTGTTTTTTACAGACAGTGACTCTGTGGAAGAAGTTATATGTGCTATATAGTTTCTTCTTTGTAAGAAAGGTCGTCGCTCATGTTGTCACATTTGCCCTTTACTGCGTCGTTTTGCCATTGACTTGTCTAGTTCCTGAAGTTGAAGTTCCCAAATGGGCCGTAATTTACATTCCATGTACTATAACTCTTCTCAATGCCGTTGGAACTCCAAGGTCTTTTTCTCTTTAAATAAAATTAGctaaattgattttaattaggAATCCATACAATTCTTAAAGATGTGTAGTTTGTTTGGATCAGTAAGGAAATGATTTTTGATTCTGTAAAATTATGTTGCAGATCACTACACCTGGTGATTTTCTGGGTCGTTTTTGAAAATGTTATGTCGATGCACCGTACAAAAGCGACTTTCATCGGCCTACTGGAGATAGGGAGAGTCAATGAGTGGGTTGTCACGGAAAAATTAGGAGATGCTTCCAAAACTAAAGTTCCTAGTAGCGTCCCTCTTCTTAGTAATGCCCCTACGAAGAAATCAAGCTCGAGAATTTGGGCAAGGTATATTTTTTCACATCATATTATAGTATAGAACAAACAAGAGTAAAACCACACAACCATTAGCAGTGCCTGTGTGATAAAGGTAGCTCGAGAATTTGGGGAAGGTAATTTTTCCCCAACATAATAGTTACACTGGACaagaatgcaatttcataattTAATGACTTCCAATTTACGCTTTTGAGTTATCTCATGAACTCTGAGATAGTGAGAAATAAGTTACATATGTTAAACTATAACAGTAATTTTTTTTGTCTATCAGAATGAATGGACTAGAGTTGATACTCGGGATGTTTCTGTTCTACTGTGGATGGTATGACTTTTATTTCGGAAAGAACCATTATTACGTCTACCTCTTCCTTCAGTGTATAACATTCTTTATTGTCGGGTTCGGATATGTTGGCACATTCATCCCCAACTAATCAATTCTGTCACCAAAGGCACATGAGTTATGTTGGGACTTGGGATAAACTCTATGTAGAAACAAAGGAATGTTTAGGAGAATATGTTGATATATTAaagtttgaatttttttttttgctcAGTTAAGAGTTTGATTTTTTTTGGTTATACTGCAATGTATTAGAAACTGGGTCATTCTTTTTAGTGCAAAAGCAGTCAAGAAGCAtgtaaaataaagaatattatgtTGTTGATAGAATCTGCAGCTGTATGCATAGTGCATAATTAGCtacttaaaaaaataaattaattaataaactGAATGAGATTGTCACAGCTAGTTGCTCTGTTCAGATGGTAGATATTCTTTGCAGTGTCCTTGCAAATGTGTATTTTTATTTCTGACAAGTATAATAGGTACCAAATGAAAACTTGAACCTGTGGATCCATGAAACTATAAATTAGAAGACTGTATATATAATTTGGTGCTTATTTCCAGTTTTCCACCTCCTTACCTTCAAATGCCAAGGGGTAAACTGTAAATACAAAAACCACCATGGCTCACTACTTATAGTATGAATCCTGGTGCTTGTTCTCTGATATGAAAAGGATAGAGCCTAAAGTGATGATGAACAAATGACCTGAACATGTCTGGAAAATATGGTATTTTTAACATGAAACTCAAACATTCTTCCGGAGCTGGTAAGC
The sequence above is drawn from the Apium graveolens cultivar Ventura chromosome 2, ASM990537v1, whole genome shotgun sequence genome and encodes:
- the LOC141707196 gene encoding glucomannan 4-beta-mannosyltransferase 9-like isoform X2, which translates into the protein MIQQMQDMVEVECMKWASKGINIKYEIRDNRNGYKAGALKQGLKHSYVSQCDFVVIFDADFQPEPDFLMRTIPFFIHNPEIGLVQARWKFANADECLMTRMQEMSLNYHFIVEQEVGSQTYAFFGFNGTAGVWRISALNEAGGWKDRTTVEDMDLAVRATLKGWKFVFVENIQVRSELPSTFKAFRYQQHRWSCGPANLFKKMAIEIATNKTVTLWKKLYVLYSFFFVRKVVAHVVTFALYCVVLPLTCLVPEVEVPKWAVIYIPCTITLLNAVGTPRSLHLVIFWVVFENVMSMHRTKATFIGLLEIGRVNEWVVTEKLGDASKTKVPSSVPLLSNAPTKKSSSRIWARMNGLELILGMFLFYCGWYDFYFGKNHYYVYLFLQCITFFIVGFGYVGTFIPN
- the LOC141707196 gene encoding glucomannan 4-beta-mannosyltransferase 9-like isoform X1 — encoded protein: MWKQEMGKEDLETMVFQSITLNGILNQVGLLYDLIKVPLVVPLLSLMVNICLVMSVMLFIERVYMGIVKAFIKILRRKPEKNYKWEAMKDDIELGSSVYPMVLVQIPMYNEKEVYQLSIGAACVLSWPTDRIIIQVLDDSTDAGIKDMVEVECMKWASKGINIKYEIRDNRNGYKAGALKQGLKHSYVSQCDFVVIFDADFQPEPDFLMRTIPFFIHNPEIGLVQARWKFANADECLMTRMQEMSLNYHFIVEQEVGSQTYAFFGFNGTAGVWRISALNEAGGWKDRTTVEDMDLAVRATLKGWKFVFVENIQVRSELPSTFKAFRYQQHRWSCGPANLFKKMAIEIATNKTVTLWKKLYVLYSFFFVRKVVAHVVTFALYCVVLPLTCLVPEVEVPKWAVIYIPCTITLLNAVGTPRSLHLVIFWVVFENVMSMHRTKATFIGLLEIGRVNEWVVTEKLGDASKTKVPSSVPLLSNAPTKKSSSRIWARMNGLELILGMFLFYCGWYDFYFGKNHYYVYLFLQCITFFIVGFGYVGTFIPN